A window of Natranaerovirga pectinivora contains these coding sequences:
- the leuS gene encoding leucine--tRNA ligase → MSFTYNHKEIEKKWRDNWDKNPVNVETEDKPKYYCLDMFPYPSGSGLHVGHWRGYVLSDVWSRYKLLQGYYVLHPMGWDAFGLPAENYAITQGVHPAIATAENVENFKRQLKEISAIYDWDKEINTTDPNYYKWTQWIFVKMFKEGLAYEKEMPINWCPDCKTGLANEEVVNGECERCGSDVTKKNLRQWMLKITAYAERLLTDLDQLDWPEKVKKMQSDWIGKSFGAEIDFDVDNNEEKIKVFTTRPDTLFGATFMVLAPEHHLVNKIATDDQKESVEDYVFKASLKSSVDRMQDKEKTGVFTGSYAINPLNGEKLPIWISDYVLADYGTGAIMCVPAHDERDFDFAKKFELKITQVIAKEEDDVNKELKEAYTEDGIMINSGVFDGMKASKAKEAIINYLEEHEIGTKTTNYKLRDWVFSRQRYWGEPIPIVHCDKCGAVPVPEEELPVKLPNVKSYQPTGTGESPLAAIEEWVNTTCPTCGQNAKRETNTMPQWAGSSWYFLRYVDVHNDKELVSKEKAKEWLPVDMYVGGIEHAVLHLLYARFYTKFLYDIGVVDFAEPFKRLFNQGMICKNGAKMSKSKGNVVSPDELVNDYGCDSLRLYELFVGPPELDSEWDDRGIDGVYRFINRFWNLVIDSKDKNVQPTKEMEKIRHKMIYEITNRLNNVNLNTVISGFMEYTNKLNDIAKQEGGIDKETIEKVITLIAPFAPHIAEELWEITGHTDSVFNTSWPEYDEEKMKDDSVEMPVQVNGKVKATITIGLEEDKDSVLQKAREAIENKLEGKSIVKEIYVPNKIINLVVK, encoded by the coding sequence ATGAGTTTTACGTATAATCATAAAGAGATTGAGAAAAAATGGCGTGATAATTGGGATAAGAACCCAGTTAATGTAGAAACAGAAGATAAGCCAAAGTATTATTGTTTGGACATGTTTCCTTATCCATCTGGAAGTGGATTGCATGTTGGTCACTGGAGAGGTTATGTTTTAAGTGATGTTTGGAGTAGATACAAATTACTTCAAGGGTATTATGTGCTACATCCGATGGGGTGGGATGCATTTGGTTTACCAGCTGAGAATTATGCTATAACCCAAGGGGTTCATCCAGCAATTGCTACAGCTGAGAATGTTGAGAATTTTAAGAGACAGTTAAAAGAAATTAGTGCTATTTATGATTGGGATAAAGAAATTAATACAACAGATCCTAATTATTATAAATGGACCCAATGGATTTTTGTAAAGATGTTTAAAGAAGGATTGGCTTATGAAAAAGAAATGCCAATAAACTGGTGTCCTGATTGTAAAACAGGTCTTGCAAATGAAGAAGTAGTTAATGGTGAATGTGAACGTTGTGGATCTGATGTTACAAAGAAAAATCTTAGACAATGGATGTTAAAAATAACGGCATATGCTGAGAGATTGTTAACTGATTTGGACCAATTAGATTGGCCAGAAAAAGTTAAGAAGATGCAATCAGACTGGATTGGTAAAAGTTTTGGTGCAGAAATTGATTTTGACGTGGATAATAATGAAGAAAAAATAAAAGTATTTACTACAAGACCAGATACTTTATTTGGTGCAACTTTTATGGTTTTAGCACCAGAACACCATTTAGTGAATAAAATTGCAACAGATGATCAAAAAGAATCAGTAGAAGATTATGTGTTTAAAGCTTCGTTAAAATCTTCAGTAGATAGAATGCAAGATAAAGAAAAAACAGGTGTATTTACAGGAAGTTATGCCATTAATCCATTAAACGGGGAAAAATTGCCTATTTGGATTTCTGACTATGTTTTAGCAGATTACGGTACAGGGGCTATTATGTGTGTGCCTGCCCATGATGAAAGAGATTTTGATTTCGCTAAGAAATTTGAGTTGAAAATAACACAAGTTATTGCTAAAGAAGAAGATGATGTTAATAAAGAATTAAAAGAAGCTTATACAGAAGATGGTATTATGATTAATTCAGGTGTTTTTGATGGCATGAAAGCTTCAAAAGCAAAAGAAGCAATCATTAACTATCTAGAAGAGCATGAAATAGGAACAAAAACAACCAATTACAAATTGCGTGATTGGGTATTCTCAAGACAACGTTATTGGGGAGAGCCTATTCCAATCGTTCACTGTGATAAATGCGGTGCTGTTCCTGTTCCAGAAGAAGAATTACCAGTTAAGTTGCCAAATGTTAAGTCATATCAGCCAACAGGAACTGGAGAGTCACCTTTAGCAGCTATTGAAGAGTGGGTGAATACAACTTGCCCTACTTGTGGACAAAATGCAAAAAGAGAAACCAATACTATGCCACAATGGGCAGGGTCATCATGGTATTTCTTAAGATATGTTGATGTTCATAATGATAAAGAGTTAGTGTCAAAAGAAAAAGCAAAAGAGTGGTTACCAGTTGATATGTATGTTGGTGGTATTGAGCATGCGGTATTACATTTATTGTATGCTAGATTCTATACTAAGTTTTTATATGACATTGGTGTAGTGGATTTTGCTGAACCATTTAAACGTTTATTCAATCAAGGGATGATTTGTAAAAATGGTGCTAAGATGAGTAAATCAAAAGGTAATGTTGTATCACCAGATGAGTTGGTTAATGATTATGGTTGTGACTCTTTAAGATTATACGAACTATTTGTTGGACCACCTGAATTAGATTCAGAATGGGATGATAGAGGGATAGATGGCGTATATAGATTTATTAACCGTTTCTGGAATTTAGTAATAGATAGCAAAGATAAAAATGTGCAACCAACGAAAGAAATGGAAAAAATAAGACATAAGATGATTTATGAAATTACTAATCGTTTAAATAATGTTAATTTAAATACTGTAATAAGTGGTTTTATGGAATATACAAACAAACTAAATGATATAGCAAAACAAGAAGGTGGTATAGATAAAGAAACCATTGAAAAGGTTATTACTTTAATTGCACCTTTTGCACCTCATATAGCAGAAGAACTTTGGGAAATAACAGGTCATACGGATAGTGTGTTCAATACATCTTGGCCAGAATATGATGAAGAGAAGATGAAAGATGACTCTGTTGAAATGCCTGTACAAGTTAATGGAAAAGTAAAAGCAACCATTACAATAGGCTTAGAAGAAGATAAAGATTCTGTGTTACAAAAAGCAAGAGAAGCTATTGAAAATAAATTAGAAGGCAAATCAATTGTAAAAGAGATTTATGTGCCTAATAAAATCATTAATTTAGTTGTTAAATAA
- the fusA gene encoding elongation factor G, whose protein sequence is MNVYSSDQIRNIVILGHGGCGKTNLVDAMAFVTGAINRQGRVEEGNTISDFDKEEMKRKISIGTSIIPVEWEGCKINVLDTPGCFDFAGEVKEAIRVADGAIIVISGKSGVEVGTEKAWEYVEEMNIPKMFFVTDMDDEQANLYDVIDSLKELYGKRIAPFHIPIRDEGKFVGFVNVTKMEGRKFVKDHVETCPIPNDLIDEIEPIREMILEAVAETSDELMEKYFAQEEFTLEEIQSALHKGVVDGEIVPILCGSGMNNTGVQVLLSSIVKYMPYPKEEHPFVIGKNPETLEEIEVICGEEQPLSAFIFKTIVDPYIGKLSLFRVYSGVFKSDSMVYNANKDIDEKVSHLFCLRGKEQIEVKQLVPGDIGAVKLSNSSTGNTLCDKKNPVLLEAINYPESLAVMAIVPKTKGDEEKISVGLQKLMEEDPTIKVVMDPENHQELLYGTGDQHLDVIVSKLSSKFKVEVDLVKPRVAYRETIKGKVKVQGKHKKQSGGHGQYGDVHIEFEPSGDLEHPYIFEEKVFGGSVPKNYFPAVEKGLQESVQRGVLAGYPVVGVKATLVDGSYHPVDSSEMAFKIATTVAFKKGFQEAKPVLLEPIASVKILVPDVYMGDIIGDLNKRRGRVLGMLPMNGKQEIQGEVPMAEMFGYSTDLRSMTQGRGTFTMKFERYEQAPSDVQEKVIEESKKEA, encoded by the coding sequence ATGAATGTTTATTCTTCAGATCAAATTAGAAACATTGTTATTCTTGGTCATGGTGGATGTGGAAAAACGAATCTTGTTGATGCAATGGCATTTGTAACAGGTGCTATTAACCGTCAAGGAAGGGTAGAAGAAGGCAATACCATTAGTGATTTTGACAAAGAGGAGATGAAACGAAAAATTTCAATAGGAACTTCTATTATACCTGTAGAATGGGAAGGGTGTAAAATTAATGTTTTAGATACACCTGGATGTTTTGATTTTGCAGGAGAAGTTAAAGAAGCTATTCGAGTAGCAGATGGAGCAATCATTGTAATATCAGGAAAATCAGGTGTAGAAGTAGGTACAGAAAAAGCTTGGGAATATGTTGAAGAAATGAATATTCCTAAAATGTTTTTTGTAACGGATATGGATGATGAGCAAGCTAATTTGTACGATGTAATTGATAGTTTGAAAGAATTGTATGGTAAAAGAATTGCGCCATTTCATATACCCATAAGAGATGAAGGTAAATTTGTTGGATTTGTAAATGTAACAAAAATGGAAGGAAGAAAATTTGTTAAAGACCATGTAGAAACCTGCCCCATACCTAATGATTTAATAGATGAAATAGAACCCATTAGAGAAATGATTCTTGAAGCAGTTGCTGAAACAAGTGACGAGCTTATGGAAAAGTATTTTGCACAAGAAGAATTTACATTAGAAGAAATCCAATCTGCCTTACACAAAGGCGTCGTTGATGGAGAAATTGTACCTATACTATGTGGATCAGGAATGAATAATACAGGCGTTCAAGTTTTGTTAAGTTCAATAGTAAAGTATATGCCATATCCAAAGGAAGAACATCCTTTTGTTATAGGGAAAAATCCAGAAACTTTAGAAGAAATAGAAGTTATATGTGGGGAAGAGCAACCCTTATCTGCTTTTATTTTTAAAACGATAGTAGACCCTTATATTGGGAAATTATCATTGTTTAGAGTTTATTCAGGCGTATTTAAGTCTGATTCAATGGTATATAATGCTAATAAGGATATAGATGAAAAAGTTTCACATCTCTTTTGTTTAAGAGGTAAGGAACAAATTGAAGTAAAACAGCTTGTTCCAGGGGATATTGGAGCAGTAAAGTTAAGCAATTCTTCAACAGGCAATACCTTATGTGATAAAAAGAATCCCGTTTTATTAGAGGCCATTAATTATCCAGAATCATTAGCCGTAATGGCTATTGTTCCTAAAACCAAAGGTGATGAGGAAAAAATATCTGTTGGATTACAAAAGTTAATGGAAGAAGATCCAACAATCAAAGTTGTAATGGATCCTGAAAATCATCAAGAATTATTATACGGTACAGGAGACCAACATTTAGATGTAATTGTTAGTAAATTATCAAGTAAGTTTAAAGTAGAGGTTGATTTAGTAAAGCCGAGAGTGGCTTATAGAGAGACCATTAAAGGAAAAGTTAAAGTTCAAGGTAAACATAAAAAACAATCAGGTGGGCACGGTCAATATGGAGATGTACACATTGAATTTGAGCCATCAGGGGACTTGGAACATCCATATATTTTTGAAGAAAAGGTATTTGGCGGTTCAGTACCTAAAAATTACTTTCCAGCAGTGGAAAAAGGCTTACAAGAATCTGTTCAAAGAGGCGTGTTAGCAGGCTATCCAGTTGTTGGTGTAAAAGCAACATTAGTGGATGGAAGTTATCATCCAGTTGATTCTTCTGAGATGGCTTTTAAAATTGCTACAACTGTGGCATTTAAAAAAGGGTTTCAGGAGGCAAAGCCAGTTTTACTTGAGCCCATTGCAAGTGTTAAAATTTTAGTGCCAGATGTATATATGGGCGATATAATTGGTGACTTAAATAAAAGACGTGGTAGAGTTTTAGGAATGCTTCCAATGAATGGAAAGCAGGAAATTCAAGGAGAAGTTCCTATGGCAGAAATGTTCGGTTATTCTACAGATTTACGTTCCATGACTCAAGGACGTGGGACATTTACAATGAAATTTGAAAGATATGAGCAAGCGCCTTCAGATGTTCAAGAGAAGGTAATAGAAGAAAGTAAAAAAGAAGCTTAA
- the hisC gene encoding histidinol-phosphate transaminase gives MIKCRKSIETLRPYIPGKPIDDVKEEYGLEEVIKLASNENPLGCSEKAKEAIIKSLEDVAIYPDGNATKLRKTLSNHFNIKDEQIIFGAGSDELITFITQVFIGEGDEAITCTPSFPRYASAVKLMGGTIIEVPLKDFTFDLDGILDSITEHTKVIFIANPNNPTGTIITKKQQLDFIKKVPKNILLVMDEAYSEYIEDESFPNTLPLLAEYENIILLKTFSKAYGLASLRVGYGIAKEPVIELLNRVRGPFNLTSAAQEAAIASLNDKAFLEKSITLNNTIKEWTYNKCRTLGLEYIPTFGNFIMINIKIDTLDTFKKLQSKGVIIRPGCFLGLEGWLRVTLGTQEQMEFFFTELTELLV, from the coding sequence ATGATTAAATGCAGAAAATCTATTGAAACTTTAAGACCATACATACCTGGGAAACCTATCGATGATGTAAAAGAAGAATACGGACTAGAAGAAGTTATTAAATTAGCTTCTAATGAAAATCCTCTAGGTTGCTCAGAAAAAGCAAAGGAAGCAATTATTAAATCTCTTGAAGATGTAGCCATCTACCCTGATGGTAATGCTACAAAATTAAGAAAAACTTTGTCAAACCATTTTAATATTAAAGATGAGCAAATTATTTTTGGTGCAGGTTCAGATGAACTTATAACTTTCATCACTCAGGTATTTATTGGAGAAGGAGACGAAGCAATTACTTGTACGCCTAGTTTTCCCAGATATGCATCTGCTGTAAAATTAATGGGTGGAACTATTATAGAAGTACCTCTTAAAGATTTCACTTTTGACTTAGATGGTATTTTAGATTCTATTACAGAACATACTAAGGTCATATTTATTGCCAATCCAAATAATCCAACTGGAACCATTATAACCAAAAAACAACAACTTGATTTTATTAAAAAGGTACCTAAAAATATATTATTAGTAATGGATGAAGCCTATTCTGAGTATATTGAAGATGAGAGTTTTCCTAACACACTTCCTTTATTAGCAGAATATGAAAATATTATATTATTAAAAACATTCTCCAAGGCTTATGGGTTAGCATCACTGCGTGTAGGTTATGGCATTGCAAAAGAACCAGTTATTGAATTGCTAAATAGAGTAAGAGGACCATTCAATCTTACTTCAGCAGCTCAAGAAGCAGCCATTGCTAGCTTGAATGATAAAGCTTTTTTAGAGAAATCCATAACCCTTAATAATACAATAAAAGAATGGACCTACAATAAATGTAGAACACTAGGTTTAGAGTATATTCCTACTTTTGGTAATTTTATTATGATCAATATTAAGATAGATACATTAGACACATTTAAAAAACTACAATCAAAAGGTGTAATTATTAGACCTGGCTGTTTCCTTGGCTTAGAGGGATGGTTACGTGTTACTCTTGGCACTCAAGAACAAATGGAATTTTTCTTTACTGAATTAACAGAATTACTTGTTTAA
- the aroF gene encoding 3-deoxy-7-phosphoheptulonate synthase, with translation MIIVMKQHAKDEAIKSAISRIESKGLQTNLSKGSEVTIIGVIGDKSQLSDCNVELWDGVEKIVIVTESYKLANKKFNPNPSVIKVGNTSIGGDELAIMAGPCAIESEEQLLQTAHAIKKAGATILRGGAFKPRTSPYSFQGLEEQGLQFMATARQETGLAVVCEVTSLKSVESAVKYVDMLQIGARNMQNFYLLKEVGKTNLPVLLKRGLAATIDEWLNAAEYIMSEGNRNVILCERGIRTFETATRNTLDISAVPVIKEKSHLPIIVDPSHATGVKDYVAPLSKSSIAAGADGLMIEVHPDPATALSDGPQSLTFDSFEALCKELKPYAELSGKKLYIN, from the coding sequence ATGATTATTGTAATGAAACAACACGCAAAAGACGAAGCTATTAAGAGCGCTATATCTCGTATAGAATCTAAAGGATTACAAACAAATCTATCAAAGGGTTCTGAAGTTACTATAATTGGCGTAATTGGAGATAAATCACAACTAAGTGATTGTAATGTGGAGTTATGGGATGGCGTTGAAAAAATCGTTATTGTTACAGAATCCTATAAACTGGCTAATAAAAAATTCAATCCTAATCCTTCTGTCATTAAAGTTGGTAATACCTCTATTGGAGGAGATGAACTTGCTATAATGGCAGGACCTTGTGCCATTGAAAGTGAAGAACAACTTCTCCAAACAGCACACGCCATAAAAAAAGCTGGAGCAACCATTCTAAGAGGTGGTGCATTTAAACCAAGGACTTCTCCTTACTCATTCCAAGGCCTTGAAGAACAAGGCTTACAATTTATGGCTACAGCAAGACAAGAAACCGGTTTAGCCGTAGTTTGCGAAGTTACAAGTCTTAAATCTGTTGAATCTGCTGTTAAATATGTAGATATGTTACAAATTGGTGCGAGAAATATGCAAAACTTCTATTTATTAAAAGAAGTAGGTAAAACAAACTTACCAGTATTACTAAAAAGAGGTTTGGCAGCTACAATTGATGAATGGTTAAATGCTGCAGAATATATCATGAGTGAAGGCAATAGAAATGTCATATTATGCGAAAGAGGCATTCGTACTTTTGAGACTGCAACAAGAAATACTTTAGATATAAGTGCAGTTCCTGTTATCAAAGAAAAAAGTCATCTACCAATTATCGTCGATCCTAGTCATGCTACAGGTGTAAAAGATTATGTAGCACCTTTATCAAAATCTTCTATTGCAGCAGGAGCAGATGGTTTAATGATTGAAGTTCATCCAGATCCGGCAACTGCATTATCTGATGGTCCTCAATCTTTAACCTTCGATTCTTTCGAAGCTCTATGCAAGGAATTAAAGCCTTATGCTGAACTTTCAGGAAAAAAACTTTATATCAATTAA
- a CDS encoding prephenate dehydrogenase, whose translation MLNFQEKNFISIKNIGIIGLGLIGGSLAKTIRFKNLPINIYAYDADVDTLKEAKDEGIIDDYFDDINSRFQELDIIFLCAPVQYNNEVLSILKNCISDTTILTDVGSVKGMIHSSIIEMDLEKYFIGGHPMAGSEKSGYNASTNILLENAYYVLTPTSSVSEDKIKKLYDLVEAFGSIPVIINWEDHDYATAAISHVPHIIASSLVNLVKLLDDKGLMKQLAAGGFKDLTRIASSSPSLWKQITLSNKDKILQIISEYIKILEQFKVMLDTDDTNYIFNFFDEANDYRSEFLDPSLGSIKKSYEIMVDIPDELGIIAKIATLLSNHNISIKNIGIVHNREYEQGVLKIVFYDEKSQLKSIDILKLLNYTIYLR comes from the coding sequence ATGCTGAACTTTCAGGAAAAAAACTTTATATCAATTAAAAACATAGGTATTATAGGTTTAGGTTTAATAGGTGGGTCTTTAGCAAAAACAATACGTTTTAAGAACCTGCCTATTAACATATATGCCTATGATGCAGATGTAGACACTCTAAAAGAAGCAAAAGATGAAGGTATAATAGATGATTATTTCGATGACATTAATAGTAGGTTTCAAGAATTAGACATTATTTTTTTATGTGCTCCAGTCCAATATAATAACGAAGTATTATCAATCCTTAAAAACTGTATTTCTGACACAACCATTTTAACAGATGTTGGTAGTGTTAAAGGAATGATTCATAGTTCCATTATTGAAATGGATTTAGAGAAATATTTCATTGGCGGCCACCCAATGGCAGGATCAGAAAAATCTGGGTATAATGCATCCACTAATATTTTATTAGAAAATGCATACTATGTACTAACACCCACTTCTTCTGTATCCGAAGATAAAATAAAAAAATTATATGATTTAGTAGAAGCTTTTGGTTCAATCCCAGTCATTATAAATTGGGAAGACCATGACTATGCTACTGCCGCTATTAGCCATGTGCCACATATAATAGCGTCTAGTTTAGTAAATCTAGTTAAACTCTTAGATGACAAGGGTCTTATGAAACAATTAGCAGCTGGTGGTTTTAAAGATTTAACAAGAATAGCTTCTTCCTCTCCAAGTTTATGGAAGCAAATTACCTTATCCAATAAAGATAAGATATTGCAAATTATATCAGAATATATTAAGATATTAGAACAGTTTAAGGTTATGTTAGATACTGATGATACCAACTATATCTTTAATTTTTTTGATGAAGCTAATGATTACAGATCAGAGTTTTTAGATCCATCCTTGGGCAGTATAAAAAAATCTTATGAAATTATGGTAGATATTCCGGATGAATTAGGAATCATTGCAAAAATCGCTACTTTATTAAGCAATCATAATATCAGTATAAAAAACATAGGAATTGTTCATAACCGTGAATATGAACAAGGTGTATTGAAAATTGTTTTTTACGATGAAAAAAGTCAATTAAAAAGTATAGATATCTTAAAATTACTTAATTATACAATTTATCTACGTTAG
- the aroA gene encoding 3-phosphoshikimate 1-carboxyvinyltransferase gives MIINPISKISGELSVPGDKSISHRAIMFSSLSDGKSIIRNFLQGDDCLSTIRCFKQLGINIIINNDVVEVEGNGLHGLKPSVDILDVGNSGTTLRLMTGILSAQAFDSMVTGDSSIQKRPMKRVMDPLSKMGAKIESINNNGCAPLKITGQPLKGITYESPVSSAQVKSSILLAGLYADGKTTVIEPAPSRNHTEIMLEYYGGTITTKDLETTVEPVNQLKAQEIIVPGDISSAAFLITAALIVPNSRILIKNVGINPTRNGILEVYRRMNANIQILNERLENGEPVADILAETSTLKGIVLEGDIIPNIIDEIPIISVAAAYADGQTIVKNAEELKVKESNRIDAMVENLSKMNVDIVATDDGMIINGNNKLKGATVESYHDHRIAMSLAIATLSASGSTTINDSDCIAISYPGFFNDLEKLSK, from the coding sequence TTGATTATCAATCCAATTAGCAAAATATCTGGTGAATTATCTGTACCAGGAGATAAATCTATTTCTCATAGAGCAATAATGTTCAGTTCCTTATCTGATGGTAAAAGCATTATCCGTAACTTTTTACAAGGTGATGACTGTTTATCAACTATACGATGTTTTAAACAACTAGGCATCAATATTATAATTAATAACGATGTTGTTGAAGTTGAAGGAAATGGTCTTCATGGGTTAAAACCATCTGTTGATATTTTAGATGTTGGCAATAGCGGCACAACATTAAGGCTTATGACAGGCATTTTGTCTGCACAAGCCTTTGATTCAATGGTTACTGGCGATTCATCAATTCAAAAACGCCCTATGAAAAGAGTTATGGATCCATTGTCAAAAATGGGAGCAAAAATTGAAAGCATCAATAATAATGGGTGTGCACCATTAAAAATAACAGGCCAACCATTAAAGGGCATAACTTATGAATCTCCTGTATCATCAGCTCAAGTAAAATCTTCAATTTTATTAGCTGGTTTGTATGCTGATGGTAAAACAACTGTTATTGAACCTGCTCCATCTAGGAATCATACCGAAATTATGTTAGAATATTACGGTGGTACAATTACTACAAAGGACTTAGAAACTACAGTAGAGCCAGTTAATCAGCTAAAAGCTCAAGAAATCATTGTACCTGGTGATATTTCTTCAGCTGCCTTTTTAATAACAGCTGCATTAATTGTTCCTAATTCACGTATACTTATTAAAAATGTAGGTATTAACCCAACTAGAAATGGTATATTAGAGGTCTATCGACGAATGAATGCTAATATACAGATTCTAAATGAACGATTAGAAAACGGGGAACCTGTAGCAGATATATTAGCTGAAACTAGTACATTAAAAGGTATTGTTCTTGAAGGAGATATTATACCAAATATTATTGATGAAATACCAATTATATCTGTTGCTGCTGCATATGCAGATGGTCAAACCATTGTTAAAAATGCAGAAGAGTTAAAAGTTAAAGAATCTAATAGAATTGATGCTATGGTGGAAAACTTATCAAAAATGAATGTTGATATTGTTGCTACAGATGATGGCATGATTATAAATGGCAATAACAAATTAAAAGGGGCAACTGTTGAAAGTTACCATGACCACAGAATTGCCATGTCTCTAGCCATTGCAACCTTATCTGCTAGTGGTTCAACAACGATTAATGATAGTGACTGTATAGCCATCTCTTACCCAGGATTTTTTAATGATTTAGAGAAATTATCTAAGTAA
- a CDS encoding SGNH/GDSL hydrolase family protein, giving the protein MIKTTIVGLGDSLTSGYGMIGGDNYINRLEKYLPKYYPSILWSIHNISKVGITTREGLDLLKDKILPLKPNIVMIMLGTNDISLDNAMHRTIDEFEKNTQNMLELISEFNNRTGLNNCVPIPFLITPPCIIKEDLNSDKSNNRLHQYVHITKQLGNTYSCPVIDFFSITCNTPSKALLFQEDGIHLSKAGYDLLYDTVFGEFTKLINYEGLLKDREQKRA; this is encoded by the coding sequence ATGATTAAAACAACTATTGTTGGTCTAGGAGATAGTTTAACTTCAGGTTACGGAATGATAGGTGGGGATAATTATATTAACAGATTAGAAAAATACTTACCTAAGTACTATCCTTCAATATTATGGAGTATCCATAATATTAGCAAAGTTGGTATTACCACTCGCGAGGGATTGGATTTATTAAAAGATAAGATTTTACCACTTAAACCAAATATTGTTATGATTATGTTAGGCACTAATGATATTTCATTAGATAATGCAATGCACCGAACTATTGATGAATTTGAAAAAAACACACAGAATATGTTAGAACTTATTTCTGAATTTAATAATAGAACTGGATTAAACAATTGTGTTCCAATACCTTTTTTAATAACACCTCCTTGTATTATTAAAGAAGATCTAAATTCTGACAAATCAAATAATCGATTGCATCAATATGTACATATTACAAAACAATTAGGTAACACTTATTCTTGTCCTGTAATCGACTTTTTCTCAATTACCTGTAACACGCCTTCTAAGGCATTGTTATTCCAAGAAGATGGCATTCACTTATCAAAAGCAGGTTACGATTTGCTTTATGATACTGTTTTTGGTGAGTTTACTAAATTAATTAATTATGAAGGATTACTTAAAGATAGAGAACAAAAAAGGGCATAG